Below is a window of Apodemus sylvaticus chromosome 5, mApoSyl1.1, whole genome shotgun sequence DNA.
TTGTCCTACGGGCCACACCTGCAGGCGATCTGTCCTTTAGAACCCAAGAGGCACAGAGCTTGAGCTCGGTGGAAGGCTGATGTGCAAGGATGCGAGCTTAGCCCCTCTGAGCCCcacagtttcctcatctataaaatggacaTATTGTCAGGCAacactcgcctttaatcccaggaagcagaggcaggtggatctctgagttctaggccagcctgtctacagagtaagttccaagacagccaaggctgtacagagaaaccctgtctctaaaaacaaaacaaaaacaaacaaacaaaaaggagttTTGGAGTGGGCCGAGTGAGACCGACAGCTGGCCAAGGAGCCAGCCTCAAGGAGCTGTTCCCCAGGACAcgtccttaagtctctgctcggAGGCACAGGTGTGACGCCACCAGCCTGGCCACCTTCTACCTGCTGTGTAGCCTGAGGAAGTCATTTTTGTCTTCAGCCTCTGCCCTGCATCTGTGTCCCATGGCTGGACCCTGCCCTGACAGTGTACCTGTGACTGAAGCGCGGCCAGCTGTGGGTGTGTCCTTACAGGCCAGGGATGAAATCCTTGTCCTGGCAGCTGTTTCCTAGCTCTACTTGTGTCGgcttctgcctgcccctgcctgggTCTTCCTTCATCCATCTGGCACCACACTGGGGTAGTTCCCTGCACTAAGTGTACAGAGGATCCGGGGCAGGAAGTGTCATGTTAAATGGATGACATGATTGGTCATGGAGTGGTGTAAGTCTGACTTAAGCTGGCTCTGCTTTATACCTCATGAGGACTGGGACGTGCCCCGTCCCAGGCCTGGCCTGGTGGTGGCCATTTGCAAATGGACAGCAGGACAGGGTGGATAGAGCCATGGATTTACTGAGCTGAAGGGGcgggtctcccccccccccatttgagCCTGAAATGCTAACTTGGCCAATAGCAGGACTCAGActgacatgggggggggggggcgtcccTGGGACCTGAATCTGACTCTGGTAGCTCTGCATAGGCCCAAGACTTAGCTTTCTGAGGTTTTGGTGCTCCCCTGCCGCACGGCTCATGTACAGTGCATGTACAGGCTCCCTGTACAGTCCCTAGCTGAACCCTCCGCTGATCACCGAGGGCTGCCATGAGGGCTCAGCATCTAGGCTGTCCACCCAGTGCTGGAGCTGGGACGGAGGACTATAACACTCGATATTTTCATTTCACCCCCTCTGTCGGAGCTCGTGGCCTGGGCTTGAGAAGTCTTGGATTCTCACCTCGACCCTCCCTTGGGCCTTGGTTTCCACCTGCAAAACTGGAAGGTGCTCTCCCACCATGATAAGAGCCTGGGATTGCTCCCTCGCAGCTGGACTgcccctccctcttctggaaGCTCTATCCCAAGCAAGGGCCGGGCTCTGAGTGAGCTGCCCTCTGTCCAGTGGTCCCAGGTCCTCTGGCAGGTGCAGCTCTCACACATCACTAGTTCGTATGCTGTGCCAGGTGCTGTCTGCCATCCTTGGTCAGCTGCAGCCCCCACCGAGTCACTGgttagctgctgctgctgtcctccCAGCCCATGGGCAGCTTACTGAGCCAAGCTGGAGAGTGAGACTCCTCCTGAGATACAATCCATGGGCTGTCCTGTGGGCCCTGTGTGTCCAGAGCTGTAGGAGGTCTGCCAGGGACCTGCTAGAGCCCTGGGGTACCCTAGTGATTCAGTGGCCCATGGAGGTGTGGTGAGGTTGGAATCACCTTGGCTCATCAAGTAGGCTGAGCCTCTGCACACACAGAAGCTGTGACCTCGTGCTTGACCTCTGCCACAGTTCCGAGGTGTCCTGAAGCAGAAGCAGCCAGTGTCTGAGCGGACAGGCTGTCTCCACCACCCAGTGCGCTTTAGGGAGAGATGACACAGGCCTGGTGTCCCCATTCTTGTTGAGCCACTCCGCTACTTGCTGTTCAGGGCTTGGCCTGCAGCTCCCTCTCTTTTAGCTGGGGACATATATCCTGCTGGCCTGAGAACTTTGATCGGGTGACACGCCCCATTCTAGGAGCTCTGAGCTATGCTATCCAGTGTCTGTGATTGTGGGGATAGCTTactcccaggactcccagggacacTTTCACCCTCAGGCGACTGACCCAAGTATTAGACACAGCCAGGACCAGCTTCATCCCAGGTCCCTGGGGGCCTTGCACATTTGGGGgactgggaggtgggaggggatgaTCCTCTCTAAGGATACAGCCCTCCCTTGTGGCTCAGAGACTTCCTGGATGCTTgccccaggcaggcaggcaggcaggcattttTGCTGTTTCAGCTGTTTACCCAGCCAGCTCACCCCCTCCTCTTCCTGGGCTGCTTGAGTCTTCCTGGAAGCATGGCACTTCCTACATGGGCTGCCTGCTACAAAGGTAGCCCAAGGTGGCCTTAGGTTACATGGTCCCTGTCCTTCCAACCTCAGAGGGACCTGAGGACAGATCCTTAGACTGGTAAGAGAAGCTTTTCTCTGTTGCTTTCTAGCCAGGCCCAGGGCATCTCCGTCTTCTCTGGGTATCTGGTGCAAAGGAACCCACACTCAACATTGTGAGGTGGTCTGGTTCATTCCTGCTGTGGTTTGTTGGAGGAAGCGGAGTGCATGGGGTTAGCTCCTCACGCTGGAGCAGTTCCCATCTGTGCAACAGGGTGTCAACTCCCCAGAGGAAGGCTTGGATGCTTCTCAGCGCCTgtctgcacccccacccccatccagctGGCAGAATGGCCCCCTTGGCGGGGGGAAGGGTGCAGGGATCACATGACACCCCCGTAGGGCCCAGGCCAGCTGCTGGGCTGTCAGCAGAAACCCAGGGCTGAGCAAAGCCTTGCCTTTGAGCCCTGCTCAGGAATGGCCGCTGCTGCTTGTGCCCAGCTACTCCTGCAGGTGCGCCTGGCCAGGGCACATTTCTGTCCAGTGGGCACCAATAAAAACCTGTTGCAAACTAGCACCATATTGGGGTCCCCGGGCTGAAACCCAGTGCTGTGTGGCCAGAGCTTCATGTGTGACCCTGACTCTGCTGCTGATGCTAGATGTGGCCAGACTCCCTGGGAAAGGAAGACTCTTCCAGCCCTGACTTTAAGAACCACTGAGCCGACACAGGCTGTCCCAGAGCCATGGTCTCCTTTATTTTTGCTGAAAGACTTTGTAGATTTGGGTCAGGGGTTAGCTGGTGACAGTTCTGAAGGGAAGTCCCCGGGCTGAGGGCCAGGATGGCTAAGGGTCGTGATCCCTCTTGTCACCCACGGACTTCCAGGACTCAGGTCCCCTCCATTCCAGGTATAACCCTTCTCCAGATGGCAGGAGCAGGAGACAGCCTGGGGGGGCAGGGAATCGAGGGCTTCCTTTCTGCTCTAGGCTCCGAGAAGCAGCCACATGACCCCCTCCTTCCTCAAATAGGCCTCATGATTTGGGGTTCTGTGGATTCCCCAGAACTGTTGCTGTTCCCCACTCATgtgaggaagagcagccagctggGAACCCCCCTGTTGCCCAAGAAGTCTCACAAGCATGAATgaacagaagaggaaggaagTGGCCTCAGATGTGGTCAGCGTCCGCACCTGTCCTAGACCCATGGTGCTGACTCCAGTGCTGGGCTAGAAAGAACTGCCTGATGCTGCCTGGTCAGCCTGGAGCCTCAGAGGAGACAACGAGATGAGAGTGTGGATGACCTCAGCCTTGGGCTCTGGGGACAGGTTTTTCTGAGGCCAGTGCTACCTGTGACCAAGCTCGGGCCTTGGGATAGGGGATCTGTCATATACACCAGACAGttgtctgcctcagcctccacttACCCTTCTCTGAAATGGCTGAATAACAGTGCCTGCCCAGGTGGACTGGTGTAGGGCTGTCCAGAACTAGGCAGGAGCAGGTTCCCAAGGTGTTGGCCTTAAGGTCATGAGGAGCCAGGTGGGAAGGAGAGTCCTGGGCTCTCCATTTTCTTCACCCTGGAAGTCCAGAAGCCACCTGTCTGTGCCGCCCCTGCTTCAGCAGACCCCTGATGGCCTGGCCCCTGTCTTTGCAGAGCTCCACGCAGGAGATTGGGGAGGAGCTGATCAACGGCGTCATCTACTCCATCTCCCTGCGCAAGGTTCAGCTACAGCAAGGAGCCACCAAGGGCCAGCGCTGGCTAGGGGTGAGTGTGGACAGGAGACCGGAATGGGGAGACCCTGCCAGACTCCTTTCCAGAGTTTTCTGTTTGAGAGCCCCAGTCCCTCTCACCACTCTGGgctgaccctccctccctcccttccccagcccATGCACAAAGGTCCTGCTGACATACCTACCAACAGACGAGAGGTGTCACCATTGACTTTGCTTCTCATTTCCCATAAGGCCACGCGTATTCAAATGTTTTCCTCAGTTTAAAACCTGTCCTCacattccccggcatgcaataaggacacatgctccactatgttcatagcagccctatttataatagccagaagctgggaagaacccagatgttcctcaatgaaggaacggatacagaaaatgtgctatatttacacaatggaatacaactcagcaattaaaaacaatgaattcatgaaattttttggcaagtggttggatctggaaaatatcatcctaagtgaggtaacccaatcacaaaagaacacacatggaatacggtcactgataagtggatattagctcagaaactctgaatacccaagacacaattcacatatcaaatgactcccaagaagaaggaaggagaggtcccggatcctgaaaaggcttgttccagcattataggggagcaccaggacagagaagtaggagggggttgataggagaatgggcggagggaggagggcttagggaacttatggggaggggggaaccgggaaagggaaaatcatttggaatgtaaacatagaatatagaaaataaaaaattataataaaaataaacattttctgatttaaaaaaaaaaagccgagccgggcggtggtgaagcacgcttgtaatcccagcactctgggaggcagaggcaggcggatttctgagttcgaggccagccagggctacacagagaaaccctgtctcaaaaaaaaaaaaaagcctgtccTCACATGTCATTCCTCACCCCTCTTCCTCCTGGTCTCAGAAATCCTTTCCCGTAGTAGGGCTGCCCTTTGCCCCAGTGAATGGAAGTTTAGGCTTTGTAAGCTGTCGGTCTTAGGGTTACCATTGCTATAaaaaaaaccatgaccaaaagcaagatggggaggaaaggattcatTTGGCTCATATTTctacatcatagtccatcactgaaggaagtcaggacaggagctcatgcagagctggaacctgggggcaggactTGATGCTAAAGCCGtggagggcgctgcttactgacttgcttggactgctatcttatagaacccagggccactagcccagggatgcgcccagtgggctgggccctcctccatcaatcactaatcaagaaatgCCTTACAGTCTTGTCCACTGCAGCCTTTGGAGGCATTCTCTCAGTTggggttcccttctctcagatgactctaattTTGtcagttgtgtcaagttgacaaaattctTCAACATGTATACACTTCTCTGCAACTTGCTGCCTCAGAACAAGTCTTGTGGGCCCTTGAGCCTTGCCAGCCACATAATATTCCAGAAGTTTGACAGCCCTGTCGCCACAGTCATGCTGCACTGCTCTCAGATCCCAGCACAGTTCTTCGCTGTGGTCACTGAACGTGCTCGGGAATGCTCAGAGTCTTGATAGGCCAACCCCTGGACCCCGGAATAAGCCTGTCTTTCCACCTCTAGGATGGGCTGTTCAGTTTGGAAGCCATCCCCCTCTCCAGAGTATGTTAGAGAATGTTGCTACTCACCTAAGAAACCACCCTGAAGGGCTCAGCACTTCAAATTCTGCTGGAAAGTCCAAGACTTTTTAAAACCAGAGACCCTCCTGTTCCAGCCTTGGCCGCATTCTCCTGAGGGTGTACAGGAGGTGACCCAAGCCCCAGCCTCAGGCTTCCCTGGGAACGTGGCCCTGCCACTTACTGCGCTTTCTCTTGACCCCCAGTGTGAGAACGACTCGGCTCTGAACCTCTATGAGACGTGCAAGGTGCGCACGGTGAAGGCTGGTACTTTGGAGAAGCTGGTGGAGCACCTGGTGCCTGCCTTCCAGAGCAGTGACCTTTCCTACGTCACCGTCTTCCTGTGCACCTACAGAGCCTTCACTACCACTCAGCAGGTGCTAGACCTGCTCTTCAAAAGGTGAGCACCACCTGGGGACACCCTTCCTCCTGGCCTCGTGTCTCTTTGAACACCCTCATAGGCTGCTGTCAGGACCAAACTAGATGGGCCTGTCAGGGCTGCCCCAGCCTGGGACGTTAAGGCCTGTGGGGTTTTATATGACTTTCCCTTCCTCTGTGGAGAAGCTTTCTCTCCTCAGCCTCAGGCTAAGTGGTTTCCCTACATAGAAAGGAGGGGAACCTCAACCTAAATATACACGAAACAAGGACAGCCCTGTGATAATCGACTGAGAGACCCCAAGTCTGCTGAAGTGCTTCAGCTTATAAAACAATCTGCCATGTGTAGCCACATTGCCAGGCACTTAACTCTGTGACAAGAACAGAGAGTCCCTGCCTCCCTGGGCTCCATTCCCATCAGGGAGTTGACCAGTAACACTAGACATCATAAGCAGGTACGGTAGATGTGACGCCCTCACGGCCTCCTCTAGATATGGCTGCATCCTCCCCTACTCCAGTGAGGACGGTGGACCACAGGACCAACTCAAAAAGTAAGTAGGCTTTGAGTCCGGAGGGGAGGTTTGGGGGAGCAAGGGCCGAGCAAACTGTAGACCCCACACATCTGGTTCCTGCTGCTGGGCTGAGATCTAAGGCTTCTGCATCAGAAAGAGGACAGAGTTCATGGTGATACAGagtggaggggtgtgtgtgtgtgtgtgtgtgtgtgtgagagagagagagagagagagagagagagagagagagagagagagagagagagagagaggagagggagagatttAGAACCAGTCCCTGTGAAAATGCTTCCCTAGCATAGCCGTGCAGCCTCACCCCTTAGGAATGGGCACCTAGCTGGTCCCTGAGTCCCTCGGGAAAATGCAACCCACGCCTGGCTCACACAGACTAGGTACTGAGGTAACCCTCGCCACTGCTTGACTGGCAGGCTCTTCAGGCCTCTACATTTTCACAGAGTTGGGCAGCAGTGGCAACGGTTCCCTAAAGAACCCAGGAGCCACTACTCCATCCATGAGCCTTTGCTCTCTCCTGTAGTATCCTCTGTAGCCTCTGTCTAGTTACTTGGACAGCCAAAGTGGATTGTGGGTGGAGGCACCCCAGGGCACtgtgggaggatgggaggagaagccatgcctctgactctgttgcGCATCTCCAGTGCCATCTCCTCCATCCTGGGCACCTGGCTGGACCAATACTCAGAGGATTTCTGCCAACCTCCGGACTTTCCCTGCCTCAAGCAGCTGGTGGCTTACGTGCAGCTCAACATGCCCGGCTCAGACCTGGAACGCCGCGCTCACCTTCTCCTGGCCCAGCTGGAGGACCTGGAGCCCAGTGAGGTTGAGCCTGAGGGTGAGGAGCCAGGGGCAGCTACACAGCCTGCTAGGAAGGGGCAGTAAAAGTTTCTACCACAAAGAGGCTCCAGCCACTGGGCCAGGAGCAAGAGCGGGCCTGGGACCCAGTAGGTGGCACACCATAGGCCGGGGTAGCATCTTGTCGTGGGGGCAGAGGTTTGTTCTCTGTCTTGGAAATGCTCTGGACAAGACAGCCATAGTGGACATCTTATCTCCTGCAGCCCTGTCCCCAGCTCCAGTGCTGTCTCTGAAACCAGCTTCGCAGCTAGAACCAGCTCCCTCACTGCTGCTGACACCCAGCCGAGCGGTGACATCAACTCCAGTTCGAGAGCCAGCCGCGGCCCCAGTGCCAGTGCTGGCATCCAGCCCAGTGGTGGTGCCAGCTTCTGAGCTAGAACCAGCTCCAGAGCCGCCTCTAGAGACCGAGCCATCCCTAGCTCCAGAGCTGGACCCTGCTGTCTCACAGAGCCTGGAACTTGAGTCAGCTCCTGTGCCCACTCCTTCATTAGAGCCCTCCTGGCCTCCGCCTGACACCACAGAGAATGGACTGGATGAGAAGCCTCACCTTCTACTCTTCCCTCCTGACTTGGTGGCTGAACAGTTTACGCTGATGGATGCAGTGAgtggctgggggcggggcaaagcaggctttcttcttcctctgctgtCTAGACCTGTTTTCTGGTTGAGAGCTTATGTCCCAGGGCAAGTCCTAGCTCCACCATTAACAAACATGTGATTAAGGCATACTACTTAACCCAAGGCATTGATTTCCCACCCCCATGGTAgtcatggtgtgtatgtgtgagtgtgtgtgtgtgtgtgtgtgtgtacacacctgGGTCACCCTCCTCCATTCCACCCTGAGGTGAGACCTATCTCACCTCGGCACGGAGCAGGGCTGTATAGCAGGTGTGCCTGCTGGGGCGGGAAGGGGCAGCAGCTGCTCTCTGAGATGAGCAGGCAGAGCCACTGGCTATGTGTGCGTTTCTTCTCCCTTCACTTTACCTGGTTTGCCTTGCACTGGGTGTCTGCCCTCAGAAGTCAGGTGGAGGGCCGAGGGCCCCACAGGCGTGGCACATCTTCACTCTTAAGGGCTGCAGCTCAGGCCTTTGGGCTGTGCAGGGCCCTGTGACACTGATCCCCTCCCTAGGAACTATTCAAGAAAGTTGTGCCCTACCACTGcctgggctccatctggtcccaGCGGGACAAGAAGGGCAAGGAGCACCTCGCGCCTACCATCCGTGCCACTGTCGCCCAGTTCAACAATGTGGCCAACTGCGTCATTACTACCTGCCTTGGGGACCAGAGTATGAAGGCTCCGGACAGGGCCCGGGTGGTGGAACACTGGATCGAGGTGGCCAGGGTAGGCTACAGGAGgggcctcttctttttcttcatagaCCCCAGGGCCGCACAGCCAAGTGTGCACTCGCTCCAGGCACTGTACACTTGAGTTGCCGTGTGAGCATATGTCCCTGGCATGCCCTCTGGAAGCTTCCTGGCATTAAGGAGGGAAATCTATGGGCTCCACTCACAGACTCCTTGTCCCCAGGAATGCAGAGTGCTCAAGAATTTCTCTTCCCTCTACGCCATCCTCTCTGCCCTACAGAGCAATGCCATCCACCGCCTAAAGAAGACATGGGAAGAGGTCTCCAGGTAGGCTTGCCCAGCCCCAACCCtactgtatcccaggctggctctaCCTTCAGTGAGGCCCAACAGCAAAGACTGAGGTGTGGGTTCACTGGTAGGCACAGCTCAGTGTGTGCACCCTGATTAGAGCCAGGTGAGTGTCCCATGCTTGCACACAGCGCAGACCTACCCAGCTGACAGGGTACTCTGGGAGTCTTCAGTGGAACCACAGTTAGGATTCTTCTCCAGCACCTCAGAAGTTTAGTTGTAAAGGAAAATGGGTTCCCGCCTGCTTGCCCCAGTGCACAACCCTTCCCAACAGCCGCCTTCGCTCTGTGCCTCCTTCAGGGACAGCTTTCGAGTGTTCCAGAAGCTGTCGGAGATCTTCTCTGATGAGAACAACTACTCCCTGAGCCGAGAGCTGCTCATCAAGGTCAGGGGGCAGCCACGGCactggaggaagggggaggggcacaggggACAAGGGACAGGAGATGGCGGGGTTTCAGTTCCTCACTGGAAGCTTTTGGCCAACTTCCAGTCCTGTCAAGACTGGTCAGGAGGATGGGGGTGGCTTTGTCTCTTGGACAGGTGGCAGGCATTTGGTGGAACAGTAGGCCTCTGATAATCTGATGTAGTAGGGACAGCCAGCCAGGCTGCTGCGGGAAGATGAACCAGCCGGATTAGCAGGTCTACAGCTTCCTGTTGAGGCTTAGCCATTGGCAGACTGATGGTGGATGGAAGAGGGTGTGGCTTCCCTGAGCCAGCCCGTTCTGTCTCTGTGATGCCAGGCTTGTCCCAGGATGCAGATATGCTTGTATAGGTGGCCCTCCCTCTGCTCTGAAGCCACAGCTGCATGAGGAACGGTGGTGGGCTGCCTTATCCCTTGAGGCCATAGGATGCCCAGGCAGCTTAGACACATCAGGGACTGATGAACTCACTTTTCTCTCTCAGCCTAGAAGCTTCCACATAAAAAAAAGCAGCATTATCAATGGACCTTGCCCTTGCTCTAAAGGTCAGGCTGAGATGGCCCCGCGGGCCCAGGATCCTTAGAGAACAAAACATTCTGCTAAGGGACCTGTAGAGCTAGGAAGCTTCAGTCTCCGGCCCCTCCTGGGGAGTGGTGCAAGAAGCTTGAGGCGCCTTACCCCTGTCCACTACGACAGAGCTCAGTTAGAGATCATCATGTGGCCAGAAGACAGGACACCAGTCAGAGGCTGCACTTTTGTGGGTCCCCGTGGGGTTCCATGCAAGGTGCTGCCAGTGTCTAGGCCTCCATTTTCTTGGCTGGCAAACAGAGGAAGCTGAGCTCACAGGAGGCGCTGAGGGCTAAGGGAAACGAGGGATGGCACTGGGGACCAGGAACTGAGCCCCCCGTCCCCAGGAACCTCGATGGTGGGGTGCATAAAGGCCAGGCccaagccctccctccctccctcccccacaagTATTAGAACAGGACATCGGTCTAGAAATATCAAGTGTGGCAGCAGACACGCTGGCCTGGCTGGGCAGCAGACACACTGGTCCGTCTAGGCCCAGGGTTGGAGCACAGGCTGGgctcaggagaggaagagaatctTACTGACTTCACATTCAACCCTGGCAGGAAGGAACGTCCAAGTTTGCCACACTAGAGATGAACCCTAGGAGAGCCCAAAGGCGGCAGAGGGAGGCGGTGAGTGGCCTGGAGGTTGGGAGAGGAAGGGGTTCCCTTGGCCCTAACTTCCTGTGGCAAGGTGACTGGCTCTATCTTTGGGGACAAGAACCAGCTGTACAATCAGAGTCAGGACTTGAGGTCTTTGGGGCAGGTATGAGAAGGGCCATAGTGTTTCCAACCTGGGCCGGGGCAGCAGGGAACCCTGGGAGGGAAGCAGCAAAGGTTCTTGGGCTGCTCTAAGTGGAAAGCCTGGTGGGGCTGGGGTCAGGGGAGTAGGGAGGAGACCCTGAGCCTCGCTTCTTTCCCCCCTGATTCCCCAGGGTGTCATCCAGGGCACTGTTCCCTACCTGGGCACATTCCTCACTGACCTGGTGATGTTGGACACGGCCATGAAGGACTATCTATATGTGAGTGAACTGGGCTTGCGGGGTCTGAAGAGCAGGGCCCAAGGCCTGGGGGACAGAGCCCCCTGCAGACCCCTTAGCTCTGGTTCTCAGGAGAGCTTGGAGGTTGCCCCCTTGGAGACTTTCCAGAGTTCTGACAGCAGAACTGAGGGTTGGCCAGACTAGACATGCGTGACCCTCAGATGGTGGCTCCAGGCAAGAGGGTGAAGCTTGGCACCCCAAGGTCAGACAGCATGTGGGCCAGGCAGGGCCGTCTAACTCAGAGTGGGTTGGACAGAGAGGTCTACAACCTCTGCCCTTAGGTTTCCCCGCTAGTGCCTAGAGCCAGGTGTGGGTGCTTCCTGCCCCCTGGTGGGTATCTGTGGAAGTGCAGAAGAAGGTAGGCAGTGGCGGAAGATGTCTGTTTTCTTATGGACATTGGCTGTCTGTCTTCTAGGGGAGACTGATCAActttgaaaagagaagaaaggtgagGAGCTGGCTCCTtcaggggctgggggaggtcatGGACTGGGCAAGGCATGTGTATCCTTGAGTTGATTATGGTGATATTGGTACACTCTTCAGAGGCTATTCCATAGAAAAGGATCTTGGGGTGATGGTATTCAAGACAGCCTCCTGTGTGAAAACAGGGGGGCACCTGAGTGGGTGTAAGTGGGGAGGTAGATGGAGACCCAGAGGCTAGCCCTTGCCCAACCATCATAGGCCTATCACCACCCTGTTGTCTGTTGATCCAGGAGTTCGAAGTCATTGCCCAGATCAAGTTGCTCCAGTCGGCCTGCAACAACTACAGCATTGCACCGGAGGAACACTTTGGAGCCTGGTTCCGAGCCATGGAGCGACTCAGCGAGGCTGAGAGGTAAGGGTGGGGGGTGCAGGGGGGTGGGGTCATCACTGTTGCCTGGTGATAGCTGCGTACCCAGGCTTCAACTTGTGTGCTAGCCCTAACGGGAGCCCCAGCTTGGCTCCAGGTAGCCTCATAGCCACCTCTACCTTAGCTACAACCTGTCTTGTGAGCTGGAGCCCCCGTCTGAGTCGGCCAGCAACACCCTGAGGAGCAAGAAAAGCACAGCCATTGTCAAGCGCTGGAGCGAGTAAGTGCTGGGGCCCCACCCTAACACCCACCAGCCAGCAGTAGAGCGAGCTGGGTCAGCAATCTGGGCCTCAGTTTTCACCTCGGAGTTGGGGTGATCCCTCAGATATCCAGGGAAAGCAGGACTGGTGGGTTGAGACTGAGAGCGGTCAGGGTTGGCATCCCTGGGAAGACCCCCCGAGAGTAAGTCAAGTTTTCCCTGCAGCCGCCAGGCGCCCAGCACGGAGCTCAGCACCAGTAGCAGTGCCCACTCCAAGTCCTGTGACCAGCTCCGGTGCAGCCCCTACCTCGGCAGCGGGGACATCACTGATGCACTCAGTGTGCACTCGGCTGGGTCTTCCAGCTCTGATGTGGAGGAGATCAACATGAGTTTTGTTCCAGAGTCTCCTGATGGCCAGGAAAAGAAGGTGACGCCCATGTTCCCTCCTCCGGCCCTCCTCATACTTTGACCAGCAAGGGGCCCAGA
It encodes the following:
- the Ralgds gene encoding ral guanine nucleotide dissociation stimulator isoform X1, translated to MVQRMWAEAAGPIGGTEPLFPGSRRSRSVWDAVRLEVGVPDSCPVVLHSFTQLDPDLPRLESSTQEIGEELINGVIYSISLRKVQLQQGATKGQRWLGCENDSALNLYETCKVRTVKAGTLEKLVEHLVPAFQSSDLSYVTVFLCTYRAFTTTQQVLDLLFKSRYGRCDALTASSRYGCILPYSSEDGGPQDQLKNAISSILGTWLDQYSEDFCQPPDFPCLKQLVAYVQLNMPGSDLERRAHLLLAQLEDLEPSEVEPEALSPAPVLSLKPASQLEPAPSLLLTPSRAVTSTPVREPAAAPVPVLASSPVVVPASELEPAPEPPLETEPSLAPELDPAVSQSLELESAPVPTPSLEPSWPPPDTTENGLDEKPHLLLFPPDLVAEQFTLMDAELFKKVVPYHCLGSIWSQRDKKGKEHLAPTIRATVAQFNNVANCVITTCLGDQSMKAPDRARVVEHWIEVARECRVLKNFSSLYAILSALQSNAIHRLKKTWEEVSRDSFRVFQKLSEIFSDENNYSLSRELLIKEGTSKFATLEMNPRRAQRRQREAGVIQGTVPYLGTFLTDLVMLDTAMKDYLYGRLINFEKRRKEFEVIAQIKLLQSACNNYSIAPEEHFGAWFRAMERLSEAESYNLSCELEPPSESASNTLRSKKSTAIVKRWSDRQAPSTELSTSSSAHSKSCDQLRCSPYLGSGDITDALSVHSAGSSSSDVEEINMSFVPESPDGQEKKFWESASQSSPETSGISSASSSASSSSASTTPVSTTRTHKRSVSGVCSYSSSLPLYNQQVGDCCIIRVSLDVDNGNMYKSILVTSQDKAPTVIRKAMDKHNLDEDEPDDYELVQIISEGHKLKIPENANVFYAMNSTANYDFILKKRTFTKGAKVKHGASSTLPRMKQKGLRIAKGIF
- the Ralgds gene encoding ral guanine nucleotide dissociation stimulator isoform X4 — its product is MMVDCQSSTQEIGEELINGVIYSISLRKVQLQQGATKGQRWLGCENDSALNLYETCKVRTVKAGTLEKLVEHLVPAFQSSDLSYVTVFLCTYRAFTTTQQVLDLLFKSRYGRCDALTASSRYGCILPYSSEDGGPQDQLKNAISSILGTWLDQYSEDFCQPPDFPCLKQLVAYVQLNMPGSDLERRAHLLLAQLEDLEPSEVEPEALSPAPVLSLKPASQLEPAPSLLLTPSRAVTSTPVREPAAAPVPVLASSPVVVPASELEPAPEPPLETEPSLAPELDPAVSQSLELESAPVPTPSLEPSWPPPDTTENGLDEKPHLLLFPPDLVAEQFTLMDAELFKKVVPYHCLGSIWSQRDKKGKEHLAPTIRATVAQFNNVANCVITTCLGDQSMKAPDRARVVEHWIEVARECRVLKNFSSLYAILSALQSNAIHRLKKTWEEVSRDSFRVFQKLSEIFSDENNYSLSRELLIKEGTSKFATLEMNPRRAQRRQREAGVIQGTVPYLGTFLTDLVMLDTAMKDYLYGRLINFEKRRKEFEVIAQIKLLQSACNNYSIAPEEHFGAWFRAMERLSEAESYNLSCELEPPSESASNTLRSKKSTAIVKRWSDRQAPSTELSTSSSAHSKSCDQLRCSPYLGSGDITDALSVHSAGSSSSDVEEINMSFVPESPDGQEKKFWESASQSSPETSGISSASSSASSSSASTTPVSTTRTHKRSVSGVCSYSSSLPLYNQQVGDCCIIRVSLDVDNGNMYKSILVTSQDKAPTVIRKAMDKHNLDEDEPDDYELVQIISEGHKLKIPENANVFYAMNSTANYDFILKKRTFTKGAKVKHGASSTLPRMKQKGLRIAKGIF
- the Ralgds gene encoding ral guanine nucleotide dissociation stimulator isoform X2 yields the protein MVQRMWAEAAGPIGGTEPLFPGSRRSRSVWDAVRLEVGVPDSCPVVLHSFTQLDPDLPRLESSTQEIGEELINGVIYSISLRKVQLQQGATKGQRWLGCENDSALNLYETCKVRTVKAGTLEKLVEHLVPAFQSSDLSYVTVFLCTYRAFTTTQQVLDLLFKRYGRCDALTASSRYGCILPYSSEDGGPQDQLKNAISSILGTWLDQYSEDFCQPPDFPCLKQLVAYVQLNMPGSDLERRAHLLLAQLEDLEPSEVEPEALSPAPVLSLKPASQLEPAPSLLLTPSRAVTSTPVREPAAAPVPVLASSPVVVPASELEPAPEPPLETEPSLAPELDPAVSQSLELESAPVPTPSLEPSWPPPDTTENGLDEKPHLLLFPPDLVAEQFTLMDAELFKKVVPYHCLGSIWSQRDKKGKEHLAPTIRATVAQFNNVANCVITTCLGDQSMKAPDRARVVEHWIEVARECRVLKNFSSLYAILSALQSNAIHRLKKTWEEVSRDSFRVFQKLSEIFSDENNYSLSRELLIKEGTSKFATLEMNPRRAQRRQREAGVIQGTVPYLGTFLTDLVMLDTAMKDYLYGRLINFEKRRKEFEVIAQIKLLQSACNNYSIAPEEHFGAWFRAMERLSEAESYNLSCELEPPSESASNTLRSKKSTAIVKRWSDRQAPSTELSTSSSAHSKSCDQLRCSPYLGSGDITDALSVHSAGSSSSDVEEINMSFVPESPDGQEKKFWESASQSSPETSGISSASSSASSSSASTTPVSTTRTHKRSVSGVCSYSSSLPLYNQQVGDCCIIRVSLDVDNGNMYKSILVTSQDKAPTVIRKAMDKHNLDEDEPDDYELVQIISEGHKLKIPENANVFYAMNSTANYDFILKKRTFTKGAKVKHGASSTLPRMKQKGLRIAKGIF